The following coding sequences lie in one bacterium genomic window:
- a CDS encoding ABC transporter substrate-binding protein yields the protein MKSAGLSIKAVVEDLAPGGTLRAAINFGNAVLVQPSPATGEPRGVSVELAKELASRLGLPLEYVTYESAGKVSEALKNDEWDIAFLAIDPKRALKIAFTEPYVVIEGSYMVPRNSPYQKNEDFDQPGVRIAVGANAAYDLYLSRTLQHAQLVRVPTTPGAVDLFLEKKLEAAAGVRYGLQQFAESNREVRLIDGHFMLIRQAVGVPIGRGIGRQYLDLFIDEMITSGFIKEKLVENGQPEVTVAPAPSRGVSGNG from the coding sequence ATGAAAAGCGCGGGACTTTCCATTAAGGCGGTCGTCGAGGATCTTGCTCCCGGTGGGACGCTCAGAGCAGCTATTAACTTCGGCAACGCCGTATTGGTCCAGCCCAGTCCCGCCACCGGCGAACCCAGGGGCGTGTCGGTGGAGCTTGCCAAAGAGCTTGCCTCCCGCCTGGGCCTCCCCCTCGAATATGTGACCTACGAGTCCGCGGGAAAGGTTTCTGAGGCTCTGAAGAACGACGAATGGGACATCGCTTTTCTGGCCATCGACCCCAAACGCGCCCTTAAGATCGCCTTTACGGAGCCATACGTTGTCATAGAGGGCAGCTACATGGTGCCGCGCAATTCGCCCTATCAGAAAAATGAGGATTTCGACCAGCCGGGCGTTCGCATAGCCGTCGGCGCCAACGCCGCTTATGACCTTTACCTGTCCAGAACCTTGCAGCACGCCCAGCTCGTCCGTGTTCCGACGACACCCGGAGCCGTGGACCTCTTCCTCGAGAAAAAGCTGGAAGCTGCCGCCGGTGTGAGATACGGCCTGCAGCAGTTCGCCGAATCCAATCGTGAGGTCCGTTTGATCGATGGCCATTTCATGCTGATCAGGCAGGCCGTGGGCGTTCCCATAGGTCGAGGGATCGGCAGGCAGTATCTGGACCTTTTTATCGACGAAATGATAACCAGCGGCTTTATCAAGGAGAAACTGGTGGAAAATGGGCAGCCGGAGGTTACCGTCGCGCCCGCACCCTCGAGGGGCGTTTCTGGAAATGGTTGA
- a CDS encoding metalloregulator ArsR/SmtB family transcription factor translates to MSNITNKQIDDLAEKFKALSNPNRLRIFLRLYDLCCRPVPTELLEKDLDDPNYACVGEVGKALGIVPSTISHHIKELRRAGLIKVERNGQRIQCRVDEETLAGLRIFFVPEK, encoded by the coding sequence ATGTCGAATATTACCAATAAACAGATCGACGATCTCGCGGAGAAGTTCAAGGCCCTCTCCAACCCCAACAGGTTGAGGATCTTCCTGCGCCTTTACGATCTTTGCTGCCGCCCGGTTCCCACGGAGTTACTGGAAAAGGACCTTGACGATCCGAATTACGCCTGCGTCGGGGAAGTGGGAAAAGCCCTCGGCATCGTCCCCTCTACCATCTCCCACCACATCAAGGAGCTTCGAAGAGCGGGGTTGATCAAGGTGGAGCGCAACGGCCAGAGGATCCAATGCCGCGTCGACGAAGAGACCCTGGCAGGTCTCAGGATTTTCTTTGTTCCGGAAAAGTAA
- a CDS encoding arsenite methyltransferase → MGKGKAENSKESIRQHVSERYGKIAQGSGTCCTPDVSCCGDGTVTGTSGTAPEGISEIMGYATHELSRLPEGADMGLGCGNPVAIASLQEGQTVLDLGSGGGIDCFLAAKKVGKTGRVIGVDMTPDMVSKARANAEKMGAGNVEFRLGEIEHLPVADGSVDVIMSNCVINLSPEKEAVFREAHRVLKAGGRLAISDILTVSDLPEELRSDLELIGACIGGASTVDETRHLLEEAGFEDVTITPTDRSRTLVERWGSKMAVADAVISATIEAVKRV, encoded by the coding sequence ATGGGAAAGGGAAAGGCAGAAAACAGCAAGGAATCCATCAGGCAGCACGTGAGTGAGCGCTACGGTAAGATCGCCCAGGGAAGCGGCACGTGCTGCACCCCGGACGTCTCGTGCTGTGGCGACGGCACCGTGACAGGGACAAGCGGGACTGCACCTGAGGGGATCTCCGAAATCATGGGATATGCGACCCATGAGCTCTCCCGGCTTCCTGAAGGAGCCGACATGGGCCTTGGGTGCGGCAACCCGGTGGCCATCGCCTCCCTCCAGGAGGGGCAGACCGTCCTCGACCTTGGCAGTGGTGGCGGCATCGATTGTTTTCTGGCCGCGAAGAAGGTGGGGAAGACAGGACGCGTCATCGGTGTGGATATGACCCCCGACATGGTATCAAAGGCCAGGGCAAACGCTGAAAAGATGGGAGCGGGGAACGTGGAGTTCAGGCTCGGAGAGATCGAGCATCTGCCCGTGGCCGATGGATCGGTTGATGTCATCATGTCCAACTGCGTTATCAACCTCTCACCGGAAAAGGAGGCCGTATTCCGGGAAGCGCACCGTGTCCTGAAGGCGGGGGGACGCCTGGCCATCTCCGACATCCTCACGGTTAGTGACCTGCCGGAGGAACTAAGGAGCGATCTGGAACTCATCGGTGCATGCATCGGAGGCGCGTCAACGGTTGACGAGACGAGGCATTTGCTCGAAGAGGCCGGTTTCGAGGATGTGACGATCACTCCCACGGACCGGAGCCGGACACTCGTTGAAAGGTGGGGCTCAAAAATGGCCGTCGCTGACGCGGTGATCTCGGCGACTATTGAGGCGGTGAAGAGGGTGTAA
- a CDS encoding AMP-binding protein produces the protein MAFETLNRCFGRSFSDQGENKAISFYRGDTLETEVSFRDLEEDSNRIANSFLGMGIAPGDRVILYLDKSLIFLAAYLALLKMGAIAVPLNPGFKDSEMDYLLQDSDAGLVLCGTFQEATVRTVDPKARTLAVDTERPYQELDLFRTASEKDPGIALLPEDPALIIYTSGTTGMPKGAVLTHGNLVHDARNIIDIWEINASDVLCHALPLFHVHGLCFALHAAFMTGSRVIMPDRFSAGGVVDHLARKEEGRACSVFMAVPQMYVKLMDWIGDDKLDFEHVRLWTSGSAPLPVNDFKRIKRTFGREPVEREGMSETGMNFSNPYRGVKKPGSIGLPLPGLKARIVDPETFRDADQGQEGELWLMGPSITPGYWRKPGETAEAFVDGWFRSGDLGKVDEDGYFYITDRLKHIIISGGENISPREIQGIINKLEGVAESAVVGVPDEQWGEKVVVAVVVSEGGKLSEDEIRAYCKQHLHDWKCPKDILFLRELPRNTMGKVLNEEIKGLFIHGDPRP, from the coding sequence ATGGCATTTGAGACTCTGAACCGGTGCTTCGGGAGGAGCTTTTCCGACCAGGGCGAGAATAAGGCGATCAGTTTCTACAGGGGTGATACACTGGAAACGGAAGTTTCCTTCCGGGATCTCGAAGAGGATTCCAACCGGATCGCCAACAGTTTCCTGGGCATGGGTATCGCTCCCGGTGACCGGGTCATCCTCTACCTCGACAAATCACTCATTTTCCTCGCAGCGTATCTTGCACTGCTGAAGATGGGCGCCATCGCGGTCCCCCTGAACCCGGGCTTTAAGGATTCGGAGATGGACTATCTGCTGCAGGACTCTGACGCTGGCCTGGTCCTGTGCGGAACCTTTCAGGAGGCCACGGTCAGGACTGTCGATCCTAAGGCGCGGACACTGGCCGTCGATACCGAAAGGCCGTACCAGGAACTGGATCTGTTCAGAACTGCCTCTGAAAAGGATCCCGGAATTGCCCTCCTGCCGGAGGATCCCGCGCTCATCATCTACACATCGGGAACTACCGGCATGCCCAAGGGAGCTGTCCTGACCCACGGTAACTTGGTCCACGACGCCCGGAACATTATTGATATATGGGAGATCAACGCATCGGACGTCCTGTGCCACGCTCTACCCCTCTTCCATGTTCACGGCCTTTGCTTTGCCCTGCACGCGGCCTTCATGACCGGGTCCCGGGTGATCATGCCGGACAGGTTCTCGGCCGGTGGTGTCGTGGATCACCTCGCAAGGAAAGAGGAAGGTCGTGCCTGTTCCGTGTTCATGGCGGTTCCCCAGATGTATGTCAAGCTGATGGACTGGATCGGAGACGATAAACTCGATTTTGAGCATGTCCGGCTCTGGACATCGGGTTCCGCGCCCCTTCCCGTAAACGACTTTAAAAGGATCAAGCGCACATTCGGCAGAGAACCTGTGGAGCGGGAGGGTATGTCTGAGACGGGAATGAACTTTTCCAACCCGTACCGGGGAGTTAAAAAGCCGGGTTCCATCGGTCTGCCCCTCCCCGGGCTCAAAGCGAGGATCGTGGATCCGGAGACCTTCCGGGATGCGGATCAGGGCCAGGAAGGTGAGCTGTGGCTCATGGGGCCGTCCATTACACCCGGGTACTGGCGCAAGCCCGGGGAGACAGCCGAGGCGTTTGTGGACGGCTGGTTCCGTTCGGGGGACCTGGGGAAGGTGGACGAGGACGGGTACTTTTATATCACTGACCGCCTGAAGCACATTATCATCTCCGGCGGTGAGAACATCTCACCCAGGGAGATCCAGGGGATCATCAACAAACTTGAAGGTGTCGCGGAGTCCGCCGTCGTGGGTGTGCCTGATGAGCAGTGGGGCGAAAAAGTCGTCGTAGCGGTGGTCGTCAGCGAGGGAGGGAAGCTGAGTGAAGATGAGATCCGGGCTTATTGCAAGCAGCATCTCCACGACTGGAAATGCCCCAAGGATATCCTTTTCCTTCGGGAACTGCCCAGAAACACCATGGGAAAGGTGCTCAACGAAGAGATCAAGGGGTTGTTCATTCATGGGGACCCAAGACCCTAG
- a CDS encoding amino acid ABC transporter substrate-binding protein yields MKPVKLLSIVISLLLLSCSLAYAGKDLDAVRKKGFIQAGVNGGVFGFGMPDAKGIWKGLDVDTARAVAAAIFGDASKVKFTPLTAQQRFTALQTGEIDLLTRNATRTLGRETDLGLNFVQVNYYDGQGFMVPKKLGVKSARELDGATVCVLPGTTTEQNVADYFRYNKMQWKPVVIESTTELAKTFFAGRCDVLTSDASQLAGTRAVAPNPKDYAILPEIISKEPLAPVVRHGDDQYRDIVDFTVLALINAEELGITSKNVDEKLKSQDPVVMRFLGVTPGNGKALGLDEKWAYNIIKQVGNYGEIFERNVGPNTTLGLERGLNALWTNGGLMYSPPFK; encoded by the coding sequence ATGAAACCGGTCAAACTGCTGTCCATTGTTATTAGCCTGTTGCTGCTGTCGTGCAGCCTCGCCTATGCCGGCAAGGATCTCGATGCCGTGCGCAAGAAAGGCTTTATCCAGGCCGGCGTCAACGGCGGCGTCTTCGGCTTCGGCATGCCGGACGCAAAGGGGATCTGGAAAGGGCTGGACGTTGACACCGCCCGCGCCGTCGCAGCGGCGATTTTTGGCGACGCCAGCAAGGTCAAGTTCACCCCGCTGACCGCTCAGCAGCGCTTCACCGCCCTGCAGACCGGCGAGATCGACCTGCTGACCCGCAACGCCACCCGCACCCTGGGCCGCGAAACCGATCTTGGCCTGAACTTCGTGCAGGTCAACTACTACGACGGTCAGGGCTTCATGGTGCCGAAAAAACTCGGTGTGAAGAGTGCCAGGGAGCTCGACGGTGCGACCGTCTGTGTCCTCCCCGGCACCACCACCGAGCAGAACGTCGCCGACTACTTCCGCTACAACAAGATGCAGTGGAAACCGGTGGTCATCGAGTCGACCACCGAGTTGGCCAAGACCTTCTTCGCCGGCCGCTGCGATGTGTTGACCTCGGATGCCTCCCAGCTGGCCGGCACCCGCGCCGTGGCCCCGAACCCGAAGGATTACGCCATCCTGCCGGAGATCATCTCCAAGGAGCCGCTGGCCCCGGTCGTACGCCACGGTGACGACCAGTACCGCGATATCGTCGACTTCACCGTGCTGGCCCTGATCAACGCTGAAGAGCTCGGCATCACCTCGAAGAACGTCGACGAGAAGCTCAAGAGCCAGGACCCCGTCGTCATGCGTTTCCTCGGCGTCACCCCGGGCAACGGCAAGGCCCTCGGCCTGGACGAGAAATGGGCCTACAACATCATCAAGCAGGTCGGCAACTACGGCGAGATCTTTGAGCGCAACGTCGGCCCGAACACCACCCTCGGCCTTGAGCGCGGCCTTAATGCCCTGTGGACCAATGGCGGCCTGATGTATTCCCCGCCCTTCAAGTAA
- a CDS encoding ABC transporter permease subunit (The N-terminal region of this protein, as described by TIGR01726, is a three transmembrane segment that identifies a subfamily of ABC transporter permease subunits, which specificities that include histidine, arginine, glutamine, glutamate, L-cystine (sic), the opines (in Agrobacterium) octopine and nopaline, etc.), with the protein MSKAASPDADLMPSTVPFWRDPEKRAMVFQIVALLLVFGIGYILFSNTQANLKRQSIATGFGFLQTESGFEIGESLIEYSAADTYGKALLAGALNTLKVSFIGIILTIILGVFIGIARLSHNWLVSRLAAGFIEVMQNIPVLLQLFFWYAIFYESFPSPGQALNPLPGIFLCNRGLILAVPASHSAHLPMLVALFVALALWWLLARWAKRRQHLTGKSFPVVRGGLSLCLLLPALVWLAFGAPTALDVPVLRGFNFQGGLSVTPEFSALLLGLVLYTSAFVAEIVRAGIQSVTRGQIEAAMSIGLRQGQVLYQVVMPQALRVIIPPLTSQMLNLIKNSSLAIAIGFADFVSVANTTINQTGQAIEGVALIMLVYLCFSLSTSLFMNLYNKKMALVER; encoded by the coding sequence ATGAGTAAAGCTGCCAGTCCAGACGCAGATCTCATGCCGAGTACCGTGCCGTTCTGGCGCGATCCGGAGAAGCGGGCGATGGTCTTTCAGATTGTCGCCCTGCTGCTGGTCTTTGGCATCGGCTACATCCTTTTTTCCAACACCCAGGCCAACCTGAAGCGCCAGTCCATCGCCACCGGTTTCGGTTTTCTGCAGACCGAATCCGGCTTCGAAATTGGCGAGTCGTTGATCGAATACTCGGCCGCCGACACCTACGGCAAGGCCCTGCTGGCCGGAGCCCTGAACACCCTCAAGGTGTCGTTCATCGGTATCATCCTGACGATTATTCTGGGGGTGTTCATCGGTATTGCCCGGCTTTCGCACAACTGGCTGGTGTCGCGGCTGGCGGCGGGTTTCATCGAGGTGATGCAGAACATCCCGGTGTTGCTGCAGCTGTTCTTCTGGTACGCGATCTTTTACGAATCTTTTCCATCGCCGGGCCAGGCACTTAACCCGCTGCCCGGAATTTTCCTATGCAACCGCGGGCTGATACTGGCGGTTCCCGCGAGCCACTCCGCCCACCTGCCGATGCTGGTCGCCCTGTTTGTCGCACTGGCACTCTGGTGGCTGCTGGCCCGCTGGGCAAAGAGGCGTCAGCACCTGACCGGCAAGAGCTTTCCGGTGGTGCGCGGCGGCTTGAGCCTCTGCCTGCTGCTGCCGGCGCTGGTCTGGCTGGCCTTCGGTGCCCCGACAGCACTCGACGTGCCGGTGCTGCGCGGTTTCAATTTCCAGGGCGGGCTGTCTGTCACCCCGGAGTTCAGCGCCCTGTTGCTCGGGCTTGTGCTCTACACTTCGGCCTTTGTCGCTGAGATCGTCCGCGCCGGCATCCAGTCGGTCACCCGCGGGCAGATCGAGGCAGCCATGTCCATCGGCCTGCGCCAGGGACAGGTGCTGTACCAGGTGGTGATGCCGCAGGCGCTGCGGGTGATCATCCCGCCTTTGACCAGCCAGATGCTCAACCTGATCAAGAACAGTTCGCTGGCCATCGCCATCGGCTTCGCCGATTTCGTCTCAGTTGCCAACACCACCATCAATCAGACCGGCCAGGCGATCGAAGGGGTGGCGCTGATCATGTTGGTCTACCTCTGCTTCAGCCTTTCGACCTCGTTGTTCATGAACTTGTACAACAAGAAAATGGCCCTGGTGGAGAGGTGA
- a CDS encoding amino acid ABC transporter permease, translating to MRQPNSTTTREYLKPPVTEVGVLGWIRQNLFNGWFNSLLTLLALYGLYLTVPPLFKWAFVDSLWLSSADACRDIEGACWSIIPANARFIFFGFFPEDQHWRPFTAMILLFALVFYTQNRRSWNRALFPIWTIGLVVMGWLMHGGLGLPVVEAAQWSGLPLTLMLSLFGMVGAYPLGILLALGRRSKLPAIKSLCVLYIELIRGVPLISMLFMSSIMFPLFLPEGVNIDKVLRAQVAIILFTAAYIAEVVRGGLQAIPKGQYEAADSLGLNYGQAMGKVILPQALKIVIPPSVGILISAFKDTSLVVIIALYDVLKTTKVTLSNPKWMGSSTEAYLFLAVLYFIFCYAMSSYSRTLEKTLDTGH from the coding sequence ATGAGACAACCCAACTCCACAACAACCAGAGAATACCTGAAGCCGCCGGTCACCGAGGTCGGTGTGCTCGGCTGGATCCGCCAGAACCTGTTTAACGGCTGGTTCAACTCTCTGCTCACCCTGCTCGCCCTCTACGGACTCTACCTGACCGTTCCGCCCCTGTTCAAGTGGGCCTTCGTCGACAGCCTCTGGTTAAGCAGCGCAGACGCCTGCCGTGATATCGAAGGGGCCTGCTGGTCGATCATTCCGGCCAACGCCCGCTTCATTTTCTTCGGCTTTTTCCCCGAGGACCAGCATTGGCGTCCGTTCACGGCGATGATCCTGCTGTTCGCCCTGGTCTTCTATACGCAGAACCGCAGAAGCTGGAACCGCGCGCTGTTCCCGATCTGGACCATCGGACTAGTGGTGATGGGCTGGCTGATGCACGGCGGGCTGGGTCTGCCGGTGGTCGAGGCGGCACAGTGGAGCGGCCTGCCGCTGACCCTGATGTTGTCGCTGTTCGGCATGGTCGGCGCTTACCCCCTCGGCATCCTGTTGGCGCTTGGCCGCCGCTCGAAGCTGCCGGCGATCAAGTCGCTGTGCGTGCTCTACATAGAGCTGATCCGCGGCGTGCCGTTGATCTCGATGCTGTTCATGTCATCGATCATGTTCCCGCTCTTTCTCCCGGAAGGGGTCAACATCGACAAGGTGCTTCGCGCCCAGGTGGCGATCATCCTCTTTACCGCCGCCTACATCGCCGAGGTGGTCCGCGGCGGGCTGCAGGCGATCCCCAAAGGGCAGTACGAGGCGGCCGACTCTCTCGGCCTCAACTACGGCCAGGCAATGGGTAAGGTCATCCTTCCCCAGGCGCTGAAGATCGTCATTCCGCCGAGTGTCGGCATCCTCATCTCGGCCTTCAAGGACACCTCGCTGGTGGTCATCATCGCCCTCTACGATGTGCTCAAGACGACCAAGGTTACTCTCTCGAACCCGAAATGGATGGGTTCCTCCACCGAGGCCTACCTTTTTCTGGCGGTGCTTTACTTCATCTTCTGTTACGCTATGTCGAGCTACAGCCGCACACTTGAAAAAACTCTGGATACCGGCCACTGA
- a CDS encoding amino acid ABC transporter ATP-binding protein, whose product MTDKRIKQTPSTTDRPIIEIVDMHKWYGEFHVLADINLQVQEKERIVICGPSGSGKSTLIRCINRLEEHQRGRIIVDGIELTKDIKNIEKVRAEVGMVFQHFNLFPHLTILDNLTLGPIWVRKTPKKEAEETAMMYLEKVKIPEQAKKYPGQLSGGQQQRVAIARSLCMSPRVMLFDEVTSALDPEMIKEVLDVMIDLAEEGMTMLVVTHEMGFAKSVADRVLFMDEGQIIEQNKPHDFFDNPQQERTKLFLSQIL is encoded by the coding sequence ATGACTGACAAAAGGATCAAGCAAACCCCATCGACCACCGACCGACCGATCATCGAGATCGTCGACATGCACAAATGGTACGGTGAGTTCCACGTCCTGGCCGACATCAACTTGCAGGTGCAGGAGAAGGAGCGGATCGTCATTTGCGGCCCCTCGGGCTCCGGCAAATCAACCTTGATCCGCTGCATCAACCGCCTTGAGGAGCATCAGCGAGGCCGGATAATCGTTGACGGCATCGAGTTGACTAAAGACATCAAGAACATCGAGAAGGTGCGCGCCGAGGTGGGCATGGTGTTCCAGCATTTCAACCTCTTTCCCCACCTGACCATCCTTGATAACCTGACCCTGGGGCCCATCTGGGTGCGCAAAACGCCGAAGAAGGAGGCCGAAGAGACGGCGATGATGTACCTGGAGAAGGTCAAGATCCCCGAGCAGGCGAAGAAATACCCGGGACAACTCTCCGGGGGCCAGCAGCAGCGCGTCGCCATCGCCCGGAGCCTCTGCATGAGCCCGCGGGTGATGCTGTTCGACGAGGTCACCAGCGCCCTCGACCCGGAAATGATCAAGGAGGTCCTCGACGTAATGATCGACCTCGCCGAGGAGGGGATGACCATGCTGGTGGTGACCCACGAAATGGGCTTCGCCAAGAGCGTCGCCGACCGGGTGCTGTTCATGGACGAAGGGCAGATCATCGAGCAGAACAAACCGCACGATTTCTTCGACAACCCGCAGCAGGAGCGGACCAAGCTGTTCCTGAGCCAGATTCTTTAA
- a CDS encoding asparaginase domain-containing protein, producing MIDIFTTGGTIDKVYFDEKSDYEVGGPQITELLHDANLTLDFRVTSLLRKDSLEMTNDDRQQIRDAIEASDAEGIVVTHGTDTMIETGRRLQGIAGKTIVLTGAMQPARFRSTDAIFNVASAITAAQTLPPGVYIAMNGRIFDPLRLRKNVELNRFEEL from the coding sequence ATGATCGATATCTTCACCACCGGCGGCACTATCGACAAGGTCTACTTTGACGAAAAGAGCGATTATGAAGTCGGCGGTCCGCAGATTACCGAACTGCTGCATGATGCCAACCTGACGCTTGACTTCCGGGTGACTTCGCTGCTGCGCAAGGACAGCCTGGAGATGACCAACGACGACCGGCAACAGATCCGCGATGCGATCGAAGCCAGCGATGCCGAAGGGATCGTCGTCACCCATGGGACCGATACCATGATCGAAACAGGCAGGCGTCTGCAGGGGATCGCCGGGAAGACCATCGTGCTGACCGGCGCCATGCAGCCGGCCCGCTTTCGCAGTACCGATGCCATTTTCAATGTCGCCAGCGCCATCACCGCCGCGCAGACCTTGCCGCCGGGTGTCTATATTGCCATGAACGGGCGAATCTTCGATCCGCTCAGGTTGCGAAAAAATGTGGAGCTGAACCGTTTTGAAGAGCTCTGA
- the rarD gene encoding EamA family transporter RarD: protein MKPSTTTTAAATKASRKRLGVIQGLTAYLVWGAFPIYFKAVASVPASEVLVHRIIWSSVLLLAFVIITGRIKEFSAIITNGRSVAILFAATLSLSSGWLVFIKAVADDRVLEASLGYYITPLVSIFLGFVFLREKLSVRQTLSVALAVAGVVLQAVMVGRLPMESLILAVTFAFYGLVRKTVRVPAVTGLTVQMLLISPLALAFSGFVMVRGEMVFLSGVPGMDALLVLAGAVTVTPLLFHAAALQHLRLSTLGFMQYIFPTVYFLLAVFLYGEPFTPAHLVSFGFIWAGLLLYSYDSLNTMRSIPFATGAVEEPEGFEI, encoded by the coding sequence ATGAAACCCTCTACAACGACCACGGCCGCTGCCACGAAGGCATCCCGCAAACGGCTCGGTGTGATCCAGGGGCTGACTGCATACCTCGTATGGGGCGCCTTCCCCATATATTTCAAGGCGGTGGCATCCGTGCCCGCGTCCGAGGTGTTGGTCCACCGGATCATCTGGTCGTCGGTGCTCCTCCTTGCCTTCGTGATCATCACCGGGAGGATCAAAGAGTTCTCCGCCATTATCACCAACGGCCGATCGGTTGCCATCCTCTTTGCCGCCACCTTGTCCCTGTCTAGCGGCTGGCTCGTTTTTATCAAGGCGGTGGCCGACGACAGGGTCCTGGAGGCCAGCCTCGGGTACTACATCACCCCCCTGGTCAGCATTTTCCTGGGTTTCGTGTTCCTGCGGGAAAAGCTTTCGGTCCGGCAGACGCTCAGCGTTGCCCTGGCGGTGGCAGGGGTTGTTCTGCAGGCGGTCATGGTCGGCCGCCTGCCCATGGAATCCCTGATCCTGGCAGTGACCTTCGCTTTTTACGGCCTGGTCCGAAAGACTGTCAGGGTCCCTGCGGTGACCGGGTTAACGGTACAGATGCTCCTCATAAGCCCGCTGGCCCTGGCGTTTTCAGGCTTTGTCATGGTTCGAGGCGAGATGGTTTTCCTGTCCGGGGTTCCGGGGATGGACGCACTCCTCGTCCTGGCTGGAGCGGTGACCGTCACGCCCCTGCTCTTCCACGCCGCGGCCCTGCAACACCTTCGTCTGTCTACCCTTGGCTTTATGCAGTACATCTTTCCCACGGTATACTTTCTCCTGGCAGTATTCCTTTACGGTGAACCGTTCACCCCTGCCCACCTGGTGAGCTTCGGTTTTATATGGGCCGGGCTGCTGCTTTACTCCTACGATTCTTTAAACACCATGCGCTCCATTCCCTTCGCAACGGGGGCCGTTGAGGAACCGGAGGGATTCGAAATTTGA
- a CDS encoding MBL fold metallo-hydrolase: MGKENLILLCTLMLLTACAYHSGPVSDHFDGTVFFNEEDANTFTDHLKWLWEMEEVRWPEWVDDSAQPPPPERVGAGGLRLTYVNQSTVLVQLEGLNILTDPFWSDRAGPFSLLGSKWVRKPGVAVEDLPPIDLVLISHDHYDHLDLPTMEALWQRHKPLVLVGLGVKKRLGFIDPAKVVELDWWDERELAGGVRVTFVPARHQSGRGLLDTNRTLWGGYILECGGKRILFFGDTAYGSFLGGISERFDTFTLAVLPIGSYEKRWFMKSQHMNPDDAVLVHKELRVEKSVGIHFSTLLEHPEQTLDAHEKDMAKALREHGVVPEDFIIPAFGEGRNFKKNLQTPVSETVRGKCPDFG, from the coding sequence TTGGGGAAAGAAAACCTGATCCTGCTTTGCACCTTGATGTTGTTGACGGCGTGCGCCTATCATAGCGGCCCTGTCTCGGATCACTTCGACGGCACCGTGTTCTTCAACGAGGAGGATGCAAATACTTTCACCGACCACCTTAAATGGTTGTGGGAGATGGAAGAGGTGCGGTGGCCCGAGTGGGTGGACGACTCTGCGCAGCCACCGCCACCCGAGCGGGTCGGAGCGGGCGGGCTGCGCCTCACCTACGTCAACCAGTCAACCGTCCTCGTCCAACTGGAAGGTCTGAATATCCTGACCGATCCCTTCTGGTCCGACCGCGCCGGGCCCTTCTCCTTGCTGGGCTCAAAGTGGGTACGCAAGCCCGGCGTAGCGGTTGAGGACCTTCCGCCCATCGACCTGGTATTGATAAGCCACGACCACTACGACCACCTGGACCTGCCCACCATGGAAGCACTCTGGCAGCGCCACAAGCCGCTCGTGTTGGTGGGCCTGGGTGTCAAGAAGCGCCTTGGCTTTATCGACCCAGCGAAAGTCGTCGAGCTGGACTGGTGGGACGAGCGCGAATTGGCAGGCGGGGTACGGGTGACCTTCGTACCGGCACGCCATCAGTCGGGCAGGGGACTTCTGGACACCAACCGCACGCTTTGGGGAGGCTATATCCTGGAATGCGGAGGCAAACGGATACTCTTCTTCGGCGACACTGCCTACGGGAGCTTTCTTGGCGGGATCTCCGAGCGGTTCGACACCTTTACCCTGGCCGTCCTGCCTATCGGCAGCTACGAAAAGCGGTGGTTCATGAAGAGCCAACACATGAACCCCGACGACGCCGTTCTGGTCCACAAGGAACTTCGCGTCGAAAAAAGCGTAGGCATACACTTCTCGACCCTCCTGGAGCACCCCGAGCAGACCCTGGACGCCCACGAAAAGGACATGGCAAAGGCACTGCGAGAGCATGGCGTAGTGCCAGAGGACTTCATTATCCCTGCCTTCGGTGAAGGCAGGAACTTTAAAAAAAACTTGCAAACCCCTGTGTCAGAGACCGTGAGGGGGAAATGTCCTGATTTTGGGTGA